One uncultured Alphaproteobacteria bacterium genomic region harbors:
- a CDS encoding Sulfide dehydrogenase subunit alpha (modular protein): MYQIKRCERFSDVTFLWEVLAPDIARSAQPGQFVMLRLYEGGERIPLTVADFDRDAGTITMVIQALGKTTREMRDRYREGDSFLDFVGPLGLPAHLDKVGHMAFVGGGLGVAPIYPQLRVAKENGNRTTGIMGFRNKDLIFWEDRFKSQCDDLLICTDDGSYGRPGFVTDALRHVIETDRPDMVVAIGPLPMMNACVEVTRSYGIKTMVSLNTIMVDGTGMCGSCRVTVDGKVKFACVDGPDFDGHAVDFKELLLRQKRFKSEEGKANEQFDHVCNLDKVLIQEGKRTYKKMAEVAPHQVPMPERDPLERAANFEEVNLGYTADDAYREAERCLQCRNPNCVSGCPVGVDIQGFVRSLLVHDLEGALKVIYESSIFPSICGRVCPQESQCEAQCLLAKRMEPVAIGRLERFVGDHARPPKAVPLKFAKPLGKVAVVGSGPGGLAAAADLVRFGAEVTVYEALHVLGGVLQYGIPPFRLPRNIIEREIQRLKDFGVTFLTNKVIGKTFTVPQLLEEKGFDAVFIAAGAGAPSFLGIPGEFAGRVYSANEFLTRVNLMAGNTFPIVDTPVSIGESVVVIGAGNTAMDCLRVAKRLGAPKVRCVYRRSEDEAPARKEELRHAKEEGIEFYFLHGPVEINTDADGNVVGMRVERMELGEPDDKGRRKPIPTGEFVDLDCDTVIYALGTNANPVVASTAPALVRNKWGYIVADDRSQATTMPGVFAGGDIVTGGATVILAMGAGRRAARAIGAYLQDRAKAWPPAPETIEAFVPPAPLPQPADPEPASA; encoded by the coding sequence ATGTACCAGATCAAACGGTGCGAGCGGTTTTCCGACGTGACCTTCCTCTGGGAGGTTCTCGCCCCCGATATCGCGCGCTCGGCGCAGCCGGGTCAGTTCGTGATGTTGCGTCTGTACGAGGGGGGCGAGCGCATTCCCCTCACCGTCGCCGATTTCGACCGCGACGCGGGCACCATCACCATGGTGATCCAGGCCCTCGGCAAGACCACCCGCGAGATGCGCGACCGCTATCGCGAGGGCGACAGCTTCCTCGATTTCGTCGGTCCGCTCGGCCTGCCCGCCCACCTCGACAAGGTCGGCCATATGGCGTTCGTCGGCGGCGGCCTCGGCGTCGCACCGATCTACCCGCAGCTGCGCGTCGCCAAGGAGAACGGCAACCGCACCACCGGGATCATGGGCTTCCGCAACAAGGACCTGATCTTCTGGGAAGATCGCTTCAAGTCCCAGTGCGACGACCTGCTGATCTGCACCGACGACGGCTCCTACGGCCGCCCCGGCTTCGTCACCGACGCCCTCAGGCACGTGATCGAGACCGACCGGCCCGACATGGTGGTGGCGATCGGCCCGCTGCCGATGATGAACGCCTGCGTCGAGGTCACCCGCTCCTACGGCATCAAGACCATGGTGTCCCTGAACACCATCATGGTCGACGGCACCGGCATGTGCGGCTCCTGCCGCGTCACGGTGGACGGCAAGGTGAAGTTCGCCTGCGTCGACGGGCCGGATTTCGACGGCCACGCCGTCGACTTCAAGGAACTGCTGCTGCGCCAGAAGCGCTTCAAGAGCGAGGAAGGCAAGGCGAACGAGCAGTTCGACCACGTCTGCAACCTCGACAAGGTGCTGATTCAGGAAGGCAAGCGCACCTACAAGAAGATGGCCGAGGTGGCGCCCCATCAGGTGCCGATGCCCGAACGCGACCCGCTCGAACGCGCCGCCAACTTCGAGGAGGTCAACCTCGGCTACACCGCCGACGACGCCTATCGCGAGGCCGAGCGCTGCCTGCAGTGCCGCAATCCCAACTGCGTTTCCGGCTGCCCGGTCGGGGTGGACATCCAGGGCTTCGTCCGCAGCCTGCTGGTGCACGACCTCGAAGGCGCGCTCAAGGTGATCTACGAGTCGAGCATCTTCCCCTCGATCTGCGGCCGCGTCTGCCCGCAGGAAAGCCAGTGCGAGGCGCAGTGCCTGCTGGCGAAGCGCATGGAGCCGGTGGCGATCGGCCGCCTCGAACGCTTCGTCGGCGACCACGCCCGCCCGCCGAAGGCGGTGCCGCTCAAGTTCGCGAAGCCGCTCGGCAAGGTGGCGGTGGTGGGCTCCGGCCCCGGCGGCCTCGCCGCGGCGGCCGATCTCGTGCGCTTCGGCGCGGAGGTGACCGTCTACGAGGCGCTGCACGTGCTCGGCGGCGTGCTGCAATACGGCATTCCGCCGTTCCGCCTGCCGCGCAACATCATCGAGCGCGAAATCCAGCGGCTCAAGGACTTCGGCGTCACCTTCCTCACCAACAAGGTGATCGGCAAGACCTTCACCGTGCCGCAGTTGCTTGAGGAAAAGGGCTTCGACGCGGTGTTCATCGCCGCGGGCGCGGGCGCGCCGTCGTTCCTCGGGATTCCGGGCGAGTTCGCGGGCCGCGTCTATTCGGCCAACGAGTTCCTCACCCGCGTCAACCTGATGGCCGGCAACACCTTCCCGATCGTCGACACGCCGGTGAGCATCGGCGAGAGCGTGGTGGTGATCGGCGCGGGCAACACCGCCATGGATTGCCTGCGCGTCGCCAAACGCCTCGGCGCGCCGAAGGTGCGCTGCGTCTACCGCCGCTCGGAAGACGAAGCCCCGGCGCGCAAGGAGGAACTCCGCCACGCGAAGGAAGAGGGCATCGAGTTCTACTTCCTCCACGGCCCGGTGGAGATCAACACCGATGCCGACGGCAACGTCGTCGGCATGCGGGTGGAGCGGATGGAGCTGGGCGAACCCGACGACAAGGGCCGCCGCAAGCCGATCCCGACCGGCGAATTCGTCGACCTCGACTGCGATACGGTGATCTACGCGCTCGGCACCAACGCCAACCCGGTGGTGGCGAGCACGGCTCCGGCGCTGGTGCGCAACAAGTGGGGCTACATCGTCGCCGACGACCGCAGCCAGGCGACGACGATGCCGGGCGTGTTCGCGGGTGGCGACATCGTCACCGGCGGCGCCACGGTGATCCTCGCGATGGGGGCGGGCCGCCGCGCCGCGCGGGCGATCGGCGCCTATCTTCAGGACCGGGCGAAGGCCTGGCCGCCCGCGCCGGAGACGATCGAAGCGTTCGTCCCGCCCGCGCCGCTGCCGCAGCCTGCGGATCCGGAACCGGCAAGCGCTTGA
- a CDS encoding Uncharacterized 52.8 kDa protein in TAR-I ttuC' 3'region, with product MDAIFHNLGLGFEVALQPINLMWLVIGGLLGTVIGMLPGLGPATGVAVLIPLTYGMSPATALITMAAVYYGAMFGGSRASIMINTPGDASAIVSCFDGYPMAKSGRAGSALATSAIASFVGGVVGMVFLIFFTAPVAELALKFGPAEKFSLMLFALTATITLSEGSVLKGFIAMGIGFMLATIGIDGQSGAIRFTMGIDALQDGIDFLVIMIGFYAIAEVFKNFSSLDVRYDIDAKSIGRVWMSAEDIRRSWKPILRGGPLGFVTGVLPGAGGTIATFLSYAIEKSLSKKPQEFGKGAVEGLAGPESANNACSCGALVPLLTLGIPGSGTAAVMLGALMMLGVRPGPVLFEQHPEIAWGVIASMLAGNLVLLFINLPLAVPLVQLLKTPQRIMLPLIVGMAYMGTYFLNYSSFDFVLVSVSALAGYMLSRLSIPIPPLVLALILGGMTEQAFRNSLTIANGSPAIFFTQPISLGFLVLAAVSLVYALRRHRSLMKV from the coding sequence ATGGATGCGATCTTCCACAACCTCGGTCTCGGTTTCGAGGTGGCGTTGCAGCCGATCAACCTGATGTGGCTGGTGATCGGCGGCCTGCTCGGCACCGTCATCGGCATGTTGCCCGGCCTCGGCCCGGCCACCGGCGTCGCGGTGCTGATCCCGCTGACCTACGGCATGAGCCCCGCCACCGCGCTGATCACCATGGCGGCGGTCTACTACGGCGCGATGTTCGGCGGTTCGCGCGCCTCGATCATGATCAACACCCCCGGCGACGCCTCGGCGATCGTGTCGTGCTTCGACGGCTATCCGATGGCGAAATCCGGCCGGGCGGGCAGCGCGCTCGCCACCTCGGCGATCGCCTCGTTCGTCGGCGGCGTCGTCGGCATGGTCTTCCTGATCTTCTTCACCGCGCCGGTCGCGGAGCTTGCGCTGAAGTTCGGCCCGGCGGAAAAGTTCTCGCTGATGCTGTTCGCCCTCACCGCCACCATCACGCTCTCCGAGGGCAGCGTGCTCAAGGGCTTCATCGCCATGGGCATCGGCTTCATGCTCGCCACCATCGGCATCGACGGGCAGTCCGGCGCGATCCGCTTCACCATGGGGATCGACGCGCTGCAGGACGGCATCGACTTCCTCGTGATCATGATCGGCTTCTACGCCATCGCCGAGGTATTCAAGAACTTCTCTTCCCTCGACGTCCGCTACGACATCGATGCCAAGTCGATCGGGCGGGTGTGGATGTCGGCGGAGGACATCCGGCGATCGTGGAAACCGATCCTGCGCGGCGGGCCGCTAGGGTTCGTCACCGGCGTGCTGCCGGGTGCGGGCGGCACCATCGCCACCTTCCTCTCCTATGCCATCGAAAAATCCCTGAGCAAGAAGCCGCAGGAGTTCGGCAAGGGTGCGGTCGAGGGCCTCGCGGGGCCGGAATCCGCCAACAACGCCTGCTCGTGCGGGGCGCTGGTGCCCCTCCTCACTCTCGGCATCCCGGGATCGGGCACCGCCGCGGTGATGCTCGGCGCGCTGATGATGCTGGGCGTCCGCCCCGGTCCGGTGCTGTTCGAGCAGCACCCGGAAATCGCCTGGGGTGTGATCGCCTCGATGCTCGCGGGCAACCTCGTGCTGCTGTTCATCAACCTGCCGCTCGCGGTGCCGCTGGTGCAGCTGCTGAAGACGCCGCAGCGGATCATGCTGCCGCTGATCGTCGGCATGGCCTACATGGGCACCTATTTCCTCAACTATTCCAGCTTCGACTTCGTGCTGGTGTCGGTGAGCGCCCTGGCCGGCTACATGCTCTCGCGGCTCTCGATTCCGATCCCGCCGCTGGTGCTGGCGCTGATTCTCGGCGGCATGACCGAGCAGGCGTTCCGCAACTCGCTCACCATCGCCAACGGATCCCCGGCGATCTTCTTCACCCAGCCGATCTCGCTCGGCTTCCTGGTGCTCGCGGCGGTATCGCTGGTCTACGCGCTCCGCCGTCACCGCAGCTTGATGAAGGTGTGA
- a CDS encoding conserved membrane hypothetical protein (Evidence 4 : Homologs of previously reported genes of unknown function), producing MTKNLTAGIFAVVLGTAYLIGAFMVPVYEAGDMVGPRAFPFLVSAIVIVSGAALIAKDLRAPERTPFAWGFAAEPVLWLRILAIMALGIVYGLVLDWLGYPIATFLFMTGVGSLINVGKPGQNLLIAAIFALVTFVVFAMVLNLSLPRGLLGDVLPF from the coding sequence ATGACCAAGAATCTCACGGCCGGTATCTTCGCGGTGGTGCTCGGCACGGCGTACCTGATCGGCGCATTCATGGTGCCGGTCTACGAAGCGGGCGACATGGTCGGCCCGCGCGCGTTTCCGTTTCTCGTCTCCGCGATCGTGATCGTCTCCGGCGCCGCGCTGATCGCCAAGGACCTGCGCGCCCCCGAGCGCACGCCGTTCGCGTGGGGCTTCGCCGCCGAGCCGGTGCTGTGGCTCAGGATCCTCGCGATCATGGCGCTCGGCATCGTCTACGGACTGGTGCTCGACTGGCTCGGCTATCCGATCGCCACCTTCCTGTTCATGACCGGCGTCGGCTCGCTCATCAACGTCGGCAAGCCCGGGCAGAACCTGCTGATCGCGGCGATCTTCGCGCTCGTCACCTTCGTGGTGTTCGCCATGGTGCTCAATCTCAGCCTGCCGCGCGGCCTGCTCGGCGACGTGCTGCCCTTCTGA
- a CDS encoding Transcriptional regulator, histidine kinase sensor: MVVSSIKLSEIMDKEFWQKFQDAFSRATGLAVLTVDNEGPVSEGSNFTEFCMQLNRGNAEGARRCNACDLKGGKASRDSGKPCVYECHAGLVDMAAPIVVENQQIGAVLAGQVLPEPPDEAKFRRIAAELGVDPDAYWAAVQKVPQQPREKIDAAAELLHVVATKIGEVWRQKALIDDMSGSIRDDVAEIRNSLSKLATEQGKIGETQTKLDTALSDVSGTVERIGAVASGIRTIANQTRLLGLNASIEAARAGEFGQGFSVVAQEVRTLSAQSVRTVDEINQFADSIRANIDAISGAVSVSLDATRQETEFLGELVEACDKIAARSDAISRHVSA; the protein is encoded by the coding sequence ATGGTCGTATCCTCTATAAAACTGTCGGAAATTATGGACAAGGAGTTCTGGCAGAAGTTTCAGGATGCGTTTTCGCGGGCGACCGGACTCGCGGTTCTCACCGTCGACAACGAAGGGCCGGTGAGCGAGGGCAGCAACTTCACCGAGTTCTGCATGCAACTCAACCGCGGCAATGCCGAGGGGGCGCGGCGCTGCAATGCGTGCGATCTCAAGGGCGGCAAGGCCTCGCGCGACAGCGGCAAACCGTGCGTCTACGAGTGTCACGCCGGTCTCGTCGACATGGCGGCGCCGATCGTGGTGGAAAATCAGCAGATCGGTGCGGTGCTCGCCGGGCAGGTGCTGCCCGAGCCGCCCGACGAGGCGAAGTTCCGGCGGATCGCCGCCGAGCTCGGGGTCGACCCCGACGCCTATTGGGCGGCGGTGCAGAAGGTGCCGCAGCAGCCGCGCGAGAAGATCGACGCCGCGGCGGAGCTGCTTCATGTCGTCGCCACCAAGATCGGCGAAGTCTGGCGGCAGAAGGCCCTGATCGACGACATGTCCGGGTCGATCCGCGACGACGTGGCGGAGATCCGCAACTCTCTCTCCAAGCTCGCGACCGAGCAGGGCAAGATCGGCGAGACTCAGACCAAGCTCGACACCGCGTTGTCGGACGTTTCCGGAACCGTCGAACGCATCGGCGCGGTCGCCTCGGGCATTCGCACGATCGCCAATCAGACGCGCCTGCTCGGCCTCAACGCGTCGATCGAGGCGGCACGCGCGGGCGAGTTCGGCCAGGGCTTTTCGGTGGTGGCGCAGGAGGTTCGCACCCTCTCGGCGCAATCGGTACGGACCGTGGACGAGATCAACCAGTTCGCCGACAGCATCCGCGCCAACATCGACGCGATCAGCGGCGCGGTGTCGGTGTCGCTCGACGCCACCCGGCAGGAGACGGAGTTCCTCGGCGAGCTGGTGGAAGCCTGCGACAAGATCGCGGCGCGGTCGGACGCGATCTCCCGCCATGTGAGCGCCTGA
- the ggt gene encoding Gamma-glutamyltranspeptidase, with the protein MTRLRPLLALALALLPASAFAASQPAVEAANGMVVSSQRLASEAGVAVLKAGGNAVDAAVAVGYALAVVNPCCGNIGGGGFMTIHLASGKDTFLNFRETAPGKATETMYLDADGNPVKGLSIDGYLAAGVPGTVMGLDYALDHYGTQPRAAVMAEAIRLAREGFVLGRADTDILDAKADHLARDPEAGRIFLKADGSRYRPGDRLTQPDLAATLDLIAKDGPKAFYHGPIAAKVAAASAANGGLLTTADFANYTVAETAPLTCSYRGHVVASAPPPSSGGTTICEILNILEGYDLKALGFRSAASVHLMVEAMRHAYMDRNTYLGDPAFVNNPLDRLLSKSYAADIRKRIDPAKATPSAAVQPGTPPHEKPETTHYSVVDADGNAVSVTYTINGAFGAGVVAPGTGFLLNNEMDDFTVKPGVKNLYGLVQGKANSIAPGKRPLSSMSPTLVTKDGKTLLVLGSPGGSRIITITLETILNVVDYGMAPQEAVDAPRIHHQWLPDTVYTEPFGLSPDTVRILEAMGHTVTEQKPWGAAELIQVGGVGEGQKDAASSGSDQAHSGKVREGFLYGANDARRPAGAAVGY; encoded by the coding sequence ATGACCCGTCTCCGCCCCCTTCTCGCCCTCGCCCTCGCGCTTCTTCCGGCCTCCGCGTTCGCCGCCTCCCAACCCGCGGTGGAGGCCGCGAACGGCATGGTGGTGAGTTCCCAACGGCTCGCCTCCGAAGCGGGGGTGGCGGTGTTGAAGGCGGGCGGCAACGCGGTGGACGCGGCGGTGGCGGTGGGCTACGCGCTCGCGGTGGTCAACCCCTGCTGCGGCAACATCGGCGGCGGCGGCTTCATGACCATCCACCTCGCCTCGGGCAAGGACACCTTCCTCAACTTCCGCGAGACCGCGCCGGGCAAGGCCACCGAGACGATGTACCTCGACGCCGACGGCAATCCGGTGAAGGGCCTGTCGATCGACGGCTACCTCGCCGCCGGGGTGCCGGGCACGGTGATGGGGCTCGACTATGCGCTCGACCACTACGGCACGCAGCCGCGCGCGGCGGTGATGGCGGAGGCGATCCGGCTCGCGCGCGAAGGCTTCGTTCTCGGCCGGGCGGACACCGACATCCTCGACGCCAAGGCCGATCATCTCGCCAGGGATCCGGAGGCCGGGCGAATCTTCCTCAAGGCCGACGGCTCCCGCTACCGCCCCGGCGACCGCCTGACGCAGCCCGACCTCGCCGCGACCCTGGACCTGATCGCCAAGGACGGCCCGAAGGCGTTCTACCACGGCCCGATCGCCGCGAAGGTGGCGGCCGCGAGCGCCGCCAACGGCGGGCTGCTCACCACCGCCGACTTCGCGAACTATACGGTCGCCGAGACCGCGCCGCTGACCTGCTCCTACCGCGGGCACGTCGTGGCGTCCGCGCCGCCGCCCTCCTCCGGCGGCACCACGATCTGCGAAATCCTCAACATTCTCGAAGGATACGACCTCAAGGCGCTGGGGTTCCGCTCCGCTGCCTCGGTGCATCTGATGGTCGAGGCGATGCGCCACGCCTACATGGACCGCAACACCTACCTCGGCGATCCGGCGTTCGTGAACAACCCGCTCGACCGCCTGCTCTCGAAATCCTACGCCGCCGACATCCGCAAGCGCATCGACCCGGCGAAGGCGACGCCCTCGGCCGCGGTGCAGCCCGGCACGCCGCCGCACGAAAAGCCCGAAACCACCCACTATTCGGTGGTCGACGCCGACGGCAACGCGGTCTCGGTCACCTACACCATCAACGGCGCGTTCGGCGCGGGCGTGGTCGCGCCGGGCACCGGCTTCCTTCTCAACAACGAGATGGACGACTTCACCGTCAAGCCCGGGGTGAAGAACCTCTACGGCCTGGTGCAGGGCAAGGCCAACAGCATCGCGCCGGGCAAGCGGCCGCTGTCGTCGATGTCGCCGACGCTGGTCACCAAGGACGGAAAAACCCTGCTGGTGCTCGGCAGCCCGGGCGGCTCGCGGATCATCACCATCACCCTCGAAACCATCCTCAACGTCGTCGATTACGGCATGGCGCCGCAGGAGGCGGTGGACGCGCCGCGCATCCACCACCAGTGGCTGCCCGATACCGTTTACACCGAACCCTTCGGCCTCTCGCCCGATACCGTGCGGATTCTCGAAGCGATGGGCCACACCGTCACGGAACAGAAGCCCTGGGGCGCGGCGGAGCTGATCCAGGTGGGCGGCGTCGGCGAGGGGCAGAAGGACGCGGCCTCGTCGGGCAGCGATCAGGCGCACTCGGGCAAGGTGCGCGAGGGGTTCCTCTACGGCGCCAACGACGCCCGGCGGCCGGCGGGCGCGGCGGTGGGATACTGA
- a CDS encoding hypothetical protein (Evidence 5 : No homology to any previously reported sequences) has translation MEETARDDDSVLAVTLDVYAEVIALAMRAACGAAAANANLAHVADRARREAAALDRHGIGNFLWLLAKRIHAGCRGCTPATCRDCAIAADDRAPRDYGRCCGVSRKALVDRLTCVRDAEP, from the coding sequence ATGGAAGAAACGGCCAGGGATGACGACTCCGTTCTTGCGGTGACGCTCGACGTCTACGCGGAGGTGATCGCACTGGCCATGCGCGCGGCGTGCGGCGCCGCCGCCGCGAACGCCAACCTCGCCCATGTCGCCGACCGGGCGCGGCGCGAGGCCGCCGCGCTCGACCGTCACGGAATCGGCAATTTCCTCTGGCTTCTGGCGAAGCGCATCCATGCCGGGTGCCGTGGCTGCACCCCGGCCACGTGCCGGGACTGCGCGATCGCCGCGGACGACCGCGCGCCGCGCGACTACGGCCGCTGCTGCGGCGTGTCACGCAAAGCGCTCGTCGACCGTCTCACCTGCGTTCGCGACGCCGAACCTTAG
- a CDS encoding Cation diffusion facilitator family transporter has product MAAPKAHGGHSSKLVIYAALAGNLLIAVTKFVAAAWTGSSAMLSEGVHSLVDTGNQGLMLLGLRRAARPPDAEHPLGHGRELYFWSFVVALLIFSLGAGVSVYEGIVHIRAPEPIADPAVNYVVLGLSAAFEGTSWAIAWRAFAKQRGDLGVIEAVRRSRDPTGFTVLFEDSAALLGIAIAFAGTFAAHRLRMPELDGVASLGIGCVLAATAVFLARETKGLLIGEPARAAVQASIRRTALAEPGVCAVGRLVTVHLGPRQIVAALEVAVEPGLSTAESAAALAHLRRRVRDRHPQISEIFLDLVAPQ; this is encoded by the coding sequence ATGGCGGCACCCAAGGCCCACGGCGGGCACTCCTCGAAACTCGTGATCTATGCCGCGCTGGCGGGGAACCTGTTGATCGCCGTCACCAAGTTCGTCGCCGCGGCGTGGACCGGCAGTTCGGCGATGCTGTCCGAGGGCGTGCATTCGCTGGTCGATACCGGCAATCAGGGGCTGATGCTTCTGGGCCTGCGCCGCGCCGCGCGGCCGCCCGATGCCGAACACCCGCTCGGCCACGGCCGCGAGCTCTACTTCTGGAGCTTCGTCGTCGCGCTGCTGATCTTCTCCCTCGGCGCAGGCGTCTCGGTCTACGAAGGGATCGTCCACATCCGCGCCCCCGAGCCGATCGCCGATCCGGCCGTCAATTACGTGGTGCTCGGCCTTTCGGCGGCGTTCGAGGGCACGAGTTGGGCGATCGCCTGGCGCGCGTTCGCGAAGCAGCGCGGCGACCTCGGGGTGATCGAGGCGGTGCGGCGCAGCCGCGACCCCACCGGATTCACCGTGCTGTTCGAGGATTCCGCCGCGCTGCTCGGCATCGCCATCGCGTTCGCGGGCACGTTCGCCGCCCATCGCCTCCGCATGCCGGAGCTCGACGGCGTCGCCTCGCTCGGCATCGGCTGCGTGCTCGCCGCCACCGCGGTGTTCCTGGCGCGCGAAACCAAGGGGCTGCTGATCGGGGAACCGGCGCGGGCGGCGGTTCAGGCATCGATCCGCCGCACCGCCCTGGCGGAACCCGGGGTGTGCGCCGTCGGGCGGCTGGTCACCGTGCATCTCGGCCCGCGGCAGATCGTCGCGGCGCTGGAGGTAGCGGTGGAGCCCGGTCTCTCGACCGCCGAAAGCGCGGCGGCGCTGGCGCACCTGCGCCGCCGGGTGCGCGACCGCCATCCGCAGATCTCGGAGATCTTCCTCGACCTCGTCGCGCCTCAGTGA
- a CDS encoding conserved hypothetical protein (Evidence 4 : Homologs of previously reported genes of unknown function) codes for MSRPRYAELVADVALPRVALVRQHFDAVDAGDPAAAVHAALAAAPCVAALKPGMKVALTVGSRGLAALPELVRAIVSEIRARGAEPFVVPAMGSHGGATAEGQTAVLAHLGVTEASVGCEIRSSMETVHIGTLDNGMEVHIDRLAYEADGIVLFNRIKPHSAFRAPNESGLVKMLSIGLGKRSGADNCHAWGFNYVGRFIVEMARVKLAKCKVLFGIASMENAYDRLSKVVVIPTEGMIETERAYLAEAMRNMPRLPLGPLDQPLASGPLDVLVVDAVGKEFSGSGMDPNITGRPSTTAISGGPSVARIAVLDVTDKSEGNANGVARADAITERLFQRFDRESVYINSITSGVLSAAALPMALPDDKSTIQAVVKTCESHTPGAITLIRIPNTLHLEYLYASEALLPMLRERPGVEIVSGPAPMRFDAEGRLLDPWPAAH; via the coding sequence ATGTCCCGTCCGCGTTATGCCGAACTCGTCGCCGACGTCGCCCTTCCTCGCGTCGCCCTGGTGCGGCAGCATTTCGACGCCGTCGATGCCGGAGATCCGGCCGCCGCCGTCCACGCCGCGCTTGCCGCCGCGCCCTGCGTCGCGGCGCTCAAACCCGGGATGAAGGTCGCCCTCACCGTCGGCAGCCGCGGTCTCGCGGCGCTGCCCGAGCTGGTGCGCGCGATCGTTTCCGAAATCCGCGCGCGCGGCGCCGAGCCGTTCGTCGTCCCCGCCATGGGCAGCCACGGCGGTGCCACCGCCGAGGGTCAGACCGCGGTGCTCGCGCATCTCGGCGTCACCGAAGCGAGCGTCGGGTGCGAGATCCGGTCGAGCATGGAGACGGTGCATATCGGCACCCTCGACAACGGCATGGAGGTCCACATCGACCGCCTCGCCTACGAGGCCGACGGTATCGTTCTCTTCAATCGCATCAAGCCGCACAGCGCCTTCCGCGCGCCCAACGAGAGCGGGCTGGTGAAGATGCTGTCGATCGGCCTCGGCAAGCGCTCGGGCGCCGACAACTGCCATGCCTGGGGGTTCAACTACGTCGGCCGTTTCATCGTCGAGATGGCGCGGGTCAAGCTTGCGAAATGCAAGGTGCTGTTCGGCATCGCCTCGATGGAGAACGCCTACGACCGCCTCTCCAAGGTGGTGGTGATCCCGACCGAGGGGATGATCGAGACCGAACGCGCCTACCTCGCCGAGGCGATGCGCAACATGCCGCGCCTGCCGCTCGGGCCGCTCGACCAGCCGCTCGCCTCCGGTCCCCTCGACGTTCTGGTGGTGGACGCGGTGGGCAAGGAGTTCTCCGGCAGCGGCATGGATCCCAACATCACCGGCCGCCCTTCGACCACCGCGATCAGCGGCGGCCCGAGCGTGGCGCGCATCGCGGTGCTCGACGTCACCGACAAGAGCGAAGGCAACGCCAACGGCGTGGCCCGCGCCGACGCGATTACCGAGCGGCTGTTCCAGCGCTTCGACCGCGAGTCGGTCTACATCAATTCGATCACTTCCGGCGTGCTTTCCGCCGCGGCGCTGCCGATGGCGCTGCCCGACGACAAGAGCACGATCCAGGCGGTGGTGAAGACCTGCGAGTCGCATACGCCCGGCGCGATCACCCTGATCCGCATCCCCAACACGCTGCATCTCGAATATCTCTACGCTTCCGAGGCGCTGCTGCCGATGCTGCGCGAGCGTCCGGGCGTCGAGATCGTCTCCGGACCCGCGCCGATGCGCTTCGATGCCGAGGGGCGTCTCCTCGACCCCTGGCCCGCCGCTCACTGA